The Sporocytophaga myxococcoides genome contains the following window.
CAATAAAAAACAGGCCAACAGAAAAGGAAAGGTTCAGTTGATCGATGCTACTAAGCATTTTCAGAAAATGCGCAAGAGCCTGGGGAATAAACGTAATGAATTGTCCGATGCGCACATCGCTGAAATAACCAGGCTATATGGTGAGTTTAAACACGACAATACATCTAAAGTATTGATAGATGGAGAAAGCAAGGAAAAGATCTGTTCCAAAATTTTTAACAACAGGGAGTTTGGATATTTGAAAATTACGGTAGAGAGACCTCTAAGACTTAATTTCACCATTTCTGATGAACGCATAGAACGACTAAAAGATGAAACTGCTTTTGCAGCCTTGACAGAAAGCAAGAAAAAAGACAAATCTGAAAAAGAGGCGGAAATCAAAGAAGGTCTTGCTTTACAGGAATCGATATTAGAAGCCTTATCAAAATTTAAAACAGATAAACAATACAAGGATCGGGAGAAATTCCTGAAGGTGCTGGACAACGCTTTGAAAAACCTCAAACTTGCACCTGCTTTGAAAAACCTCAAACTTGCACCTGCTTTGAAAAAAGCAATACTATCTGCCTTATCTGAAAGGGATGCGGAGGCAGAAATCTGCAGAGACAGCAAAGGCAACCCTGAGCCGGACGCTGATTTACGTGATACCGAACTTGTGCCTCTTCCAGGCAAAATTTCTTTGCCTTTGCCACTGGACTATGATGCTAAGGCAGACAATAAAGAGTTGCTCAAGCTGGTAAAAAAACATATTGATGAGTACCTGAAAAAAGAAGTACTCCCGCATGTGCCGGATGCCTGGGTGGATTATTCTAAAACTAAAGTGGGATATGAAATACCACTGAACCGTCATTTTTATGTGTACGAGCCTCCCCGTGGTCTGGACGAGATTGAATCAGAAATTGAAAAGGTAGAAGCGGAGATTCTGGAAATGTTGAAGGATTTGAAATTGTAATGAAATGAAAAAACAAGCGTCGGGTTCTAAATTAAGTGAAAGAAAAAAGCAGGAAAATTGGGAGGAAACTCGTTTGCAATTTCTGTCAACAATAAAAAATAGCAACGTTGATAAGAAAGCAGAAGAAAACGAGGATCACGTATTGCTGTGTAATTACGTAGATGTTTATTATAATGATTTTATTACCTCGGAAATTTCTTTCATGCCTGCGAGTGCCACTAAAGAAGAAATTTCAAAATTTCAAATTTTAAAAGGGGATGTAATTATTACCAAAGATTCAGAATCAGCAGATGATATTGGGATACCAGCTTTGGTTGATGAAGTATTAGATAATGTTATATGTGGTTATCATTTAAGTTTGATTCGACCATCTAAGGATATATGTCCATTATATCTGTTATATTTTTTTCAGTCAACCTATGCACAATCATATTTTGAAATTTACGCAAATGGAGTTACTAGATTTGGACTTCCTTTGTATGCAATAAAGAAGATTCCAATTCTACATCCTAAATACGAATCACAAGTTTTGATTGCAGAATATTTACAATCAAAAACTGCTCAAATAGACGCTCTCATTTCCAAAAAAGAAGAACTCTTAAAACTTCTTGCAGAAAAAAGAACAGCTCTTATTACCAAAGCTGTAACCAAAGGTTTAAATCCTGATGTGAAAATGCAAGACTCAGGAGTGGAATGGTTGGGGGAGATTCCGGAGCATTGGGAGGTGAAGAAGATTAAATTTGTTGCGAATTGTAATGTTGACAAGTTGCCCGATAATACAGATCCCGACTTTGAGATCAGGTATGTAGATATTTCAAGTGTTAATTTTGACCATGGAATAACTAATAAGGAAGATTATGTATTTGAAAAAGCCCCATCTAGAGCAAGAAGAAGAGTTACCAATGGGGATACAATTGTGAGTACAGTTAGAACTTATTTAAAAGCTATTGCTTATGTTGAAAGTCCTGAACCTAATTTGATTGTTTCAACCGGTTTTGCTGTGTTAAGTCCTAAATCTAATTTTATTTCCTCTAAATTTTTTAGCTATTTATTGAAGTCACAACCATTTATTCAATATGTAATGGCAAATTCAAATGGCGTAAGTTATCCAGCTATTAATCCTTCATCTATCATGGATTTTTATATGGTAATCCCTCCATTTAAAGAACAGAATGATATTGAACAGAAAGTTGAAGGTATATTATCGTCATCAGTATTAATTGAGTCAAAGATAATTAAGGCCATTGAGCAACTCAAAGAATACCGCACCGCACTTATCACTCACGCTGTTACAGGCAAGCTAGATCTTTCAAAGTATCAAAGTGAGGAGGAGGCCTCATGAGCAAACACAAGGAAATACGATTTGAAGAATATATAGAGCAATATCTGCTTACGCAAGCAGGCTATTGTAAAGGAAATCCAAAAGATTTTGATGCGGTAAAAGGAATTTTTGAAAAAGACTTTCTTGAGTTTATAGCTATAAGTCAGCCTTCCCGCTGGAAGACCTTACAGGAGTTTCATGGCAAATCAGCCGGAGAGGCGCTTGTAAAAGACCTGTTAAAAGAACTTGCAGCCAAAGGAGTGCTACATGTTTTGCGACATGGTTTCAAATGCTTTGGCAAGCTTTTTCGACTGGCATATTTTGCTCCCAATACCAATTTGAATCCCACAGCCTGGGAAGACTATCAGAAAAATATACTTACTGTAAATCGGCAGGTACATTTCAGCGAAAAAAATCGTGAACTGTCATTGGACATGGTGCTGGCTGTTAATGGTATTCCTGTTGTGACCCTGGAGCTGAAAAATGCCATGACCAACCAACGGGTAGAGAATGCTATAAGACAATACAAAGAAGACCGAGATCCGGAAGAAGCCATCTTCCGCTTCAAAGAAAGAAGCCTGGTGCATTTTGCCTTAGATACCGAAATGGTATTTATGACTACCCGGTTAAATAAGGAAAAGACCTTTTTTCTGCCCTTTAACAAGGGGTACAACATGGGCGGAGGAAACCCGCCTTCCGAAGATGGTAATTATCCGGTTGCCTACCTTTGGGAAGAAATACTTACCAGAGACAGCCTTTTGGACATAATAGGAAGGTTTATACATCTTCAGGTAGAAGAAAAACAGGAGCTGACCGAAAAAGGTCTGAAAACGGTCAAAAAGGAAACGATGATATTTCCCAGGTATCATCAGATCAGTGCAGTAAGGCAACTGGTCGGTCATTCGAGGGAACATGGAGCAGGCAGAAATTATCTGATACAACATTCTGCAGGCTCCGGCAAGTCCAACTCTATCGCATGGCTGGCCCATCGTTTGTCCAGTTTACACAATGAGCAGGATGAAAAAATATTTGACACGGTCGTCGTTATTACCGACCGCAGAATACTGGATCAGCAGTTGCAGGACACCATCTATCAGTTTGAGCACAAACAAGGAGTTGTACAAAAGATAGACGAAAATACTCAGCAGCTGGTCAAAGCCTTGTCAACGGGAGTCCCGGTTATTATTTCCACCATACAGAAATTTCCATTTATTTTCCAGGCTATAGAAACCCTGGAGAAAAAAGGAGAAAAGATAGAACTAAGCACCAAAGGGAAAACATTTGCAGTCATAGTGGATGAAGCCCATAGTTCCCAATCCGGAGAAGCTGCTATGGAACTTCGAAAAGTACTGAACAAAGACGGTATTGAATCAGCCATTGCAGAGCAGATACTTGACATGGAAGATGAGCCCTTGTCAGATGAGGCAAAAGAAGCGATGGCAAGAGAAATGCTTAAAAGGCCAAGACAGAAAAATATCAGTTTCTTTGCCTTTACAGCTACGCCAAAATATAAAACCCTTATTTTCTTTGATGAACCAGGAAAAGAAGGAAAGTTTCCCTTCCATCATTACAGCATGAAACAAGCCATAGAAGAAGGCTTTATCATGGATGTACTGAAACATTATACAACCTATACAACTTACTTTAAACTGGTAAAATCGGCAGAAGATGATCCGAAGCTTCCGAAGAATAAAGCAGCTAAGGCACTTGCCAGATTCCTTGTAACGCATCCTTATAACCTGCGACAAAAGGTAGAGGTGATGGTTGAGCATTTCAGATTAAACACCCGGCATCGTATAGGAGGCATGGCCAAAGCTATGGTAGTAACAGGCTCAAGATTGCAGGCCGTAAGATATAAACAAACTTTTGATTCCTATATCAAAGAAAAAGGTTATACAGATATTAAATCACTCGTAGCCTTTTCAGGTTCGGTTAAAGATCCTGATCTCAATGATGTAGAATACACAGAGCCAGGTTTAAATTTGGGAATAAAAGAAACAGAATTACCTCAGAAATTTTCAACAGGAGAGTATCAGGTATTAATTGTTGCAGAAAAATATCAGACAGGCTTTGATCAGCCTCTGTTACATACCATGTACGTGGATAAGAAGCTGTCAGGGATACAGGCTGTACAAACACTCTCAAGATTAAACAGAACAGCCCCGGGCAAATCAGAAACCTTTGTACTCGACTTCCAGAATGAACCGGCGGAGATATACAATGCATTTAAACCCTATTATACTGAGACTACAATTGAAGAGGTAACAGATCCGCATCAGTTGTATCGCCTGCAACACTCCATTGAAGATTGGAGAAGTTATACAGAGGAAGAAATAAATGCTTTTTGTGAGGTCTGGTTTAGAAAGCGACTGGAGTCAACACCAGGAGAGCATAAAGCAATGGATACAATCGTAAACAAGGCTGTAGAGCGCTTTAAACAATTGAAAGAAGAAGAACAAGAACAGTTGAAAGGCCAATTGTCAGCATTCAGGAATTTGTATGCATATTTAAGTCAGGTGATACCCTTCCAGGATTCCGATCTTGAAAAATTATATACGTACTTAAGATTTTTAATTTTAAAATTACCTAAAAGAGAGTCAGATGTTACGATAAAGATAGATGATGATGTAACACTAAAATATTACAGATTGCAAAAAATAAGTGAAGGGTCTATTGATTTGAAAGTAGGAGAACCCGAACCCTTATATGGTCCTACAGAAGTA
Protein-coding sequences here:
- a CDS encoding restriction endonuclease subunit S, producing the protein MKKQASGSKLSERKKQENWEETRLQFLSTIKNSNVDKKAEENEDHVLLCNYVDVYYNDFITSEISFMPASATKEEISKFQILKGDVIITKDSESADDIGIPALVDEVLDNVICGYHLSLIRPSKDICPLYLLYFFQSTYAQSYFEIYANGVTRFGLPLYAIKKIPILHPKYESQVLIAEYLQSKTAQIDALISKKEELLKLLAEKRTALITKAVTKGLNPDVKMQDSGVEWLGEIPEHWEVKKIKFVANCNVDKLPDNTDPDFEIRYVDISSVNFDHGITNKEDYVFEKAPSRARRRVTNGDTIVSTVRTYLKAIAYVESPEPNLIVSTGFAVLSPKSNFISSKFFSYLLKSQPFIQYVMANSNGVSYPAINPSSIMDFYMVIPPFKEQNDIEQKVEGILSSSVLIESKIIKAIEQLKEYRTALITHAVTGKLDLSKYQSEEEAS
- a CDS encoding type I restriction endonuclease subunit R, producing MSKHKEIRFEEYIEQYLLTQAGYCKGNPKDFDAVKGIFEKDFLEFIAISQPSRWKTLQEFHGKSAGEALVKDLLKELAAKGVLHVLRHGFKCFGKLFRLAYFAPNTNLNPTAWEDYQKNILTVNRQVHFSEKNRELSLDMVLAVNGIPVVTLELKNAMTNQRVENAIRQYKEDRDPEEAIFRFKERSLVHFALDTEMVFMTTRLNKEKTFFLPFNKGYNMGGGNPPSEDGNYPVAYLWEEILTRDSLLDIIGRFIHLQVEEKQELTEKGLKTVKKETMIFPRYHQISAVRQLVGHSREHGAGRNYLIQHSAGSGKSNSIAWLAHRLSSLHNEQDEKIFDTVVVITDRRILDQQLQDTIYQFEHKQGVVQKIDENTQQLVKALSTGVPVIISTIQKFPFIFQAIETLEKKGEKIELSTKGKTFAVIVDEAHSSQSGEAAMELRKVLNKDGIESAIAEQILDMEDEPLSDEAKEAMAREMLKRPRQKNISFFAFTATPKYKTLIFFDEPGKEGKFPFHHYSMKQAIEEGFIMDVLKHYTTYTTYFKLVKSAEDDPKLPKNKAAKALARFLVTHPYNLRQKVEVMVEHFRLNTRHRIGGMAKAMVVTGSRLQAVRYKQTFDSYIKEKGYTDIKSLVAFSGSVKDPDLNDVEYTEPGLNLGIKETELPQKFSTGEYQVLIVAEKYQTGFDQPLLHTMYVDKKLSGIQAVQTLSRLNRTAPGKSETFVLDFQNEPAEIYNAFKPYYTETTIEEVTDPHQLYRLQHSIEDWRSYTEEEINAFCEVWFRKRLESTPGEHKAMDTIVNKAVERFKQLKEEEQEQLKGQLSAFRNLYAYLSQVIPFQDSDLEKLYTYLRFLILKLPKRESDVTIKIDDDVTLKYYRLQKISEGSIDLKVGEPEPLYGPTEVGTAGLKDEKVVLSELIEKLNERFGTDFKDADRLYFEQVKQAAVENEKIKEAAQANTMDNFRHIWEKMITTILIDRMQGNEKIFQKLMDDKIFRGMASEHLMKEVYNWLRR